One genomic region from Vitreimonas flagellata encodes:
- a CDS encoding aspartate aminotransferase family protein gives MSAAESHILPVYSPPQQNFERGEGCWIWDDKGERYLDCIAGIAVNALGHAPPVLVKALTDQANKLWHTSNMFKVKGQEELAAKYTRDSFADVVFFTNSGTEAIEGALKTARKYHTANGHPERIDIIGFQGSFHGRSYAAVNASGNPSYLEGFGPRLPGFIQAPYGDLDEVKKLVGPTTAAVIIEPVQGEGGVREVPHEFLRGLRKLADETGFLIIFDEVQSGAGRTGKMWAHEWSGVTPDIMAVAKGVGGGFPMGAFLATKEAAKGMVVGVHGTTFGGNPLAMAVGNACYDELSKPALLEHVNLMANHLGQALEGLKDRHPDLVVDVRGKGLLRGVKLTINPKDIQGKLRDRKVLVGVAGDNVLRLAPPLIIDETQIREAVDAIDAVLTAYATQSNG, from the coding sequence ATGAGCGCCGCAGAAAGCCATATTCTTCCCGTCTATTCGCCGCCGCAGCAAAACTTCGAGCGCGGTGAAGGCTGCTGGATTTGGGACGATAAGGGCGAGCGATATTTGGATTGCATCGCCGGCATCGCGGTGAACGCGCTGGGCCATGCGCCGCCCGTTCTGGTTAAGGCGTTGACCGATCAAGCCAACAAGCTCTGGCACACCTCGAACATGTTCAAGGTGAAGGGCCAAGAAGAGCTCGCCGCGAAATACACGCGCGACAGCTTCGCCGACGTCGTGTTCTTCACCAACTCGGGCACCGAGGCGATCGAAGGCGCGCTGAAGACGGCGCGCAAATATCACACCGCCAACGGCCATCCTGAGCGCATCGACATTATCGGCTTTCAAGGCTCGTTCCACGGTCGCTCGTATGCGGCGGTGAATGCGTCGGGCAATCCGTCGTACCTCGAAGGCTTCGGCCCGCGCCTGCCCGGCTTCATCCAAGCGCCGTACGGCGATCTCGACGAAGTGAAGAAGCTCGTCGGCCCGACGACGGCCGCTGTGATCATCGAGCCGGTGCAAGGCGAAGGCGGCGTGCGCGAAGTGCCGCACGAATTTCTGCGCGGCTTGCGCAAGCTCGCCGACGAGACCGGCTTCCTGATCATCTTTGACGAAGTTCAATCGGGCGCTGGTCGCACCGGCAAGATGTGGGCGCATGAATGGTCAGGCGTGACGCCGGACATCATGGCGGTTGCTAAAGGTGTCGGCGGCGGCTTCCCAATGGGCGCGTTTCTGGCGACCAAGGAAGCAGCGAAAGGCATGGTCGTCGGCGTCCACGGCACCACATTCGGCGGCAACCCGTTGGCGATGGCTGTCGGCAATGCGTGCTACGACGAACTCTCGAAGCCAGCGCTGCTCGAGCACGTGAATTTGATGGCCAACCATCTCGGCCAAGCGCTCGAAGGTTTGAAGGATCGCCACCCGGATCTGGTCGTCGATGTGCGCGGCAAGGGCTTGCTGCGCGGCGTGAAGCTGACGATCAATCCGAAGGACATTCAGGGCAAGTTGCGCGATCGCAAAGTGCTGGTCGGCGTCGCCGGTGACAACGTGCTGCGCTTGGCGCCGCCGCTCATCATCGACGAAACGCAAATCCGCGAAGCCGTGGATGCGATCGACGCGGTGCTCACCGCTTACGCGACGCAATCGAACGGATGA
- the argF gene encoding ornithine carbamoyltransferase, with product MSDVRHFLDISALSSEDLRAIVDEAHARKAARLDWPKAKPDEDAPLDGHALAMIFQKNSTRTRVSFEIGMIQLGGKAIILSANDTQLGRGETVQDTARVLSRMVDAVMIRANNHQDVLDFAEASDVPVINGLTDLSHPCQIIADIMTIEETQGDIAGKTIAWLGDGNNVCTSFIHAAEKLNFKLRIATPANYAARSQEVAAAKAAGADVSVTTDAKAAIAGADVVVTDTWVSMGDTDKDARMAAFPPYAVNDEMMAHAAKDALFLHCLPAHRGEEVTNSVLDGPQSGAWDEAENRIHAQKAVLMWCLGKL from the coding sequence ATGAGCGACGTCCGCCACTTCCTCGACATTTCCGCGCTCTCGAGCGAAGATCTGCGCGCGATCGTGGATGAAGCGCACGCACGCAAAGCCGCACGCCTGGATTGGCCGAAAGCCAAGCCGGACGAAGATGCCCCGCTCGATGGCCATGCGCTGGCGATGATCTTCCAGAAAAACTCGACGCGCACGCGCGTCTCCTTCGAGATCGGCATGATTCAGCTCGGCGGCAAGGCGATCATCCTGAGCGCCAACGACACGCAGCTTGGCCGTGGCGAAACCGTGCAAGATACGGCGCGCGTGCTGTCGCGCATGGTTGATGCGGTGATGATCCGCGCCAACAATCACCAGGACGTTCTGGATTTCGCCGAAGCCAGCGACGTGCCGGTGATCAATGGCCTGACCGATCTCTCGCACCCTTGCCAGATCATCGCCGACATCATGACGATCGAGGAAACGCAGGGCGACATCGCCGGCAAGACGATCGCCTGGCTGGGCGACGGCAACAATGTCTGCACCTCGTTCATTCACGCGGCGGAGAAGCTGAACTTCAAACTCCGCATTGCGACGCCCGCGAATTACGCCGCGCGTTCGCAAGAAGTAGCGGCGGCGAAAGCGGCCGGCGCGGATGTGAGTGTAACGACAGACGCGAAAGCGGCGATCGCAGGCGCGGATGTGGTCGTCACCGATACATGGGTGTCGATGGGCGACACGGATAAAGACGCGCGCATGGCCGCCTTCCCGCCCTACGCCGTGAACGACGAGATGATGGCGCACGCTGCGAAGGACGCGCTGTTCCTGCATTGCCTACCGGCGCATCGGGGCGAGGAAGTGACGAATTCCGTGCTCGACGGCCCGCAATCCGGCGCCTGGGACGAAGCCGAGAACCGCATCCACGCGCAGAAGGCTGTGCTGATGTGGTGCTTGGGCAAGCTGTAA
- a CDS encoding Hsp33 family molecular chaperone HslO, whose translation MTEAPLTDDLIASFSLDNAPVRGRIVRIAAGALDPILCRHDYPRPVALLLGEALTLAALIGSLLKIEGRLVVQAQGEGLVPLLVAEHSSGGLRGYARLTEGAAEQLVKANRVPPAELLGAGSLILTLDRGPGVAPYQGIVALNGDTLASCAENYFRTSEQVDTGIRLAVGELMRADGQNTWRAGGILIQRVASDDARGDTREDWSRASMLFGTVKDEELIDPALLTDRLLYRLFHEEGVRMEDPSPLDDRCTCNEERLTALMRTFAKDELQHLIEPDGQLHARCQFCAREYLIDPKAVGA comes from the coding sequence ATGACCGAAGCACCGCTCACCGACGATCTCATCGCCAGCTTCAGCCTGGATAACGCGCCTGTGCGCGGGCGCATTGTGCGCATTGCGGCGGGCGCGCTCGATCCGATCCTGTGCCGCCATGATTATCCGCGCCCAGTCGCGCTGCTGTTAGGCGAGGCACTGACGTTGGCGGCGTTAATTGGCTCGTTGTTGAAGATCGAGGGTCGCTTGGTGGTGCAGGCCCAAGGCGAAGGCTTGGTGCCGTTGCTTGTGGCCGAGCATTCGAGCGGCGGCTTGCGCGGCTATGCGCGTTTGACCGAGGGCGCTGCGGAACAGCTAGTGAAGGCCAACCGCGTTCCACCCGCCGAATTGCTGGGCGCGGGCTCGCTCATCCTCACGCTCGATCGTGGACCGGGCGTTGCGCCGTACCAGGGCATCGTTGCGTTGAACGGCGATACGCTTGCGAGCTGCGCTGAGAATTACTTCCGCACGTCGGAGCAAGTCGATACGGGCATTCGCCTCGCGGTCGGCGAACTCATGCGCGCGGATGGTCAAAACACATGGCGCGCCGGCGGCATCCTTATCCAACGCGTCGCCAGCGATGATGCGCGTGGCGACACGCGTGAGGATTGGAGCCGCGCTTCGATGCTTTTCGGCACTGTGAAGGACGAAGAGCTTATCGATCCCGCTCTGCTGACTGATCGCTTACTCTATCGCCTCTTCCACGAGGAAGGCGTGCGCATGGAGGATCCATCGCCGCTTGATGATCGATGCACCTGCAACGAGGAGCGGCTGACGGCTTTGATGCGCACGTTCGCGAAGGACGAGTTGCAACACTTGATAGAGCCAGACGGCCAATTGCACGCGCGCTGCCAATTCTGCGCCCGTGAGTATTTGATCGATCCGAAAGCCGTCGGCGCTTAA
- the phoB gene encoding phosphate regulon transcriptional regulator PhoB has protein sequence MAKAPHVLVVEDEEALAQLLKYNLEKEGYRVSVAMDGEEALVIADESNPDLVVLDWMLPKAPGIEVCRRLRARQETRNTPIVMLTARGEESDRVRGLDMGADDYITKPFAMGELLARLRAVMRRIRPGLADDKVTCGDIIIDRVAHRVKRGQREVHLGPTEFRILDHLMQHPGRVFSREQLLDAVWGSDVYVEARTVDVHIGRLRKALMVGEEHDPIRTVRSAGYALDIEAA, from the coding sequence ATGGCTAAGGCTCCCCACGTTTTGGTCGTCGAGGACGAAGAAGCCCTCGCGCAATTGTTGAAGTACAATCTCGAGAAGGAAGGCTATCGCGTTTCCGTCGCCATGGATGGCGAGGAAGCTTTGGTGATCGCCGACGAGAGCAATCCTGATCTCGTTGTGCTCGATTGGATGCTGCCGAAGGCGCCGGGCATCGAAGTGTGCCGCCGTCTACGCGCGCGCCAGGAAACGCGCAACACCCCGATCGTGATGCTCACAGCGCGTGGCGAAGAGAGCGATCGCGTACGCGGCCTCGACATGGGCGCCGATGATTATATCACCAAGCCATTCGCGATGGGCGAGTTGCTTGCGCGCTTGCGCGCCGTGATGCGCCGCATTCGGCCGGGCTTGGCCGACGACAAAGTCACCTGCGGCGACATCATCATAGATCGCGTGGCGCACCGCGTGAAACGCGGGCAGCGCGAAGTGCATCTGGGTCCGACGGAATTCCGCATCCTCGACCACTTGATGCAGCATCCAGGCCGCGTGTTCAGTCGCGAACAATTGCTTGATGCGGTGTGGGGTTCGGACGTGTACGTCGAGGCCCGCACCGTTGACGTGCATATCGGCCGCTTGCGCAAGGCGCTGATGGTCGGTGAAGAGCACGACCCGATTCGCACCGTGCGCAGCGCAGGCTACGCGCTGGACATCGAAGCGGCTTAA